A genomic segment from Glycine soja cultivar W05 chromosome 20, ASM419377v2, whole genome shotgun sequence encodes:
- the LOC114403228 gene encoding glutamyl-tRNA(Gln) amidotransferase subunit C, chloroplastic/mitochondrial-like, whose translation MTSKGLLRGASLTANAVWHRSSFFPKVTVSVHPKLVKFQSFSSTTACSSLPPPDLPRLAKTAQISLTPNEVEEIAPKIQQVIEWFGQLQGIDLESVEPSIRAETENNLRGNAPETFDHRDALIASVPSYEEPYIKVPRVLSMD comes from the exons ATGACTAGCAAAGGGTTGCTGAGAGGAGCTTCGTTAACTGCAAACGCAGTTTGGCATAGAAGCAGTTTCTTCCCAAAGGTAACGGTTAGCGTCCACCCCAAGTTGGTGAAATTTCAGAGCTTCTCATCAACCACCGCTTGCTCCTCTCTTCCACCCCCGGATTTGCCTCGTTTGGCAAAAACTGCTCAAATTTCACTTACCCCAAACGAG GTTGAAGAAATTGCTCCCAAAATTCAACAAGTTATAGAATG GTTTGGACAGCTGCAGGGTATTGATCTTGAAAGTGTTGAACCCTCGATCAGAGCAG AGACTGAAAACAATTTGCGTGGTAATGCTCCTGAAACATTTGACCATAG GGACGCCTTGATCGCTTCTGTCCCGAGCTATGAGGAGCCTTATATTAAAGTTCCGAGGGTCTTAAGCATGGACTAA